One genomic window of Glycine soja cultivar W05 chromosome 9, ASM419377v2, whole genome shotgun sequence includes the following:
- the LOC114425869 gene encoding non-specific lipid-transfer protein 1-like, producing MANNKTAFAKASCMALMVCIAAALGAPFLGAMAEFTCCEIKPVIAACGSYVKTGGNNIPMECCMAVRNLRDIVRRSMHTQYLACLCLQDVVKQHHHTINTTAYENLPYSCGVALPYHFTHDMDCNIIR from the exons ATGGCGAACAACAAGACAGCATTTGCGAAGGCGAGTTGCATGGCTCTGATGGTGTGCATCGCGGCCGCCTTGGGTGCACCGTTTCTAGGAGCCATGGCTGAATTCACATGCTGCGAGATAAAACCTGTAATTGCAGCATGCGGAAGTTACGTGAAAACAGGTGGAAATAACATCCCAATGGAATGCTGCATGGCGGTTAGAAACCTAAGGGACATTGTcaggagatctatgcatactcAGTATCTAGCTTGTCTTTGCCTTCAAGATGTTGTTAAGCAACACCATCATACTATTAACACTACTGCGTATGAAAACCTTCCTTACAGCTGCGGCGTTGCCTTGCCCTACCATTTCACTCACGACATGGATTGCAACAT CATAAGGTAA
- the LOC114425324 gene encoding dirigent protein 16-like, with the protein MQTNVKRKLCNIMARLPSILVKFMLLLFMTKFSSARTLGNPSSNHNHGHHRITFLMRDMFNNGSAQYSEKPATTKVTGQLPFPKPLGFLPPKGGIPIPQSTPTTIPLTSSSTQTLDLSSIGFSFPTRATLQELEYGSVASIDEELLIDDGDELHKLGKAQGVSVASSEDGSSHMVAITANFLKGEFEDGLRLFGMHKTDVFESHVAVIGGTGKYYGANGYAAVKVVDKVGSSEKEGKVTSSKFLLFDVYLS; encoded by the coding sequence ATGCAAACTAATGTAAAAAGAAAGCTATGCAACATAATGGCTAGACTTCCTTCTATTTTGGTAAAATTCATGCTACTTTTGTTCATGACCAAGTTTTCTTCAGCTCGAACTCTTGGCAATCCATCCTCTAACCATAACCATGGCCATCACagaataacatttttaatgagGGACATGTTCAATAATGGTAGTGCACAATATTCAGAGAAACCAGCCACTACTAAAGTCACTGGTCAACTACCTTTCCCAAAACCTCTAGGCTTTCTTCCTCCTAAAGGAGGGATTCCAATACCACAATCCACTCCAACAACAATTCCACTCACTTCATCGTCCACTCAAACACTTGATCTATCTAGTATTGGCTTCTCTTTTCCCACCAGAGCAACACTCCAAGAGCTAGAGTATGGATCAGTAGCATCAATAGATGAGGAACTACTTATAGATGATGGAGATGAACTACACAAACTTGGAAAAGCACAAGGGGTGTCTGTTGCTAGCTCAGAGGATGGAAGCAGCCATATGGTGGCTATCACAGCAAACTTTTTGAAGGGTGAGTTTGAGGATGGACTGAGGCTTTTTGGAATGCACAAGACTGATGTTTTTGAGTCACATGTTGCAGTTATTGGAGGCACTGGAAAGTACTATGGTGCTAATGGATATGCTGCAGTTAAGGTTGTGGACAAAGTAGGATCTAGTGAAAAAGAAGGGAAAGTGACAAGTTCAAAGTTCCTCTTGTTTGATGTGTATCTTAGTTAA
- the LOC114425328 gene encoding non-specific lipid-transfer protein 1-like: MASSLLVMKVTSCMVAVLMVSFGHIIPLAEAEIPCGRVQITVAPCIGYLRGPGGGVPAACCNGVRSINKEAKTTPDRQGVCRCLKTTALSLPGLNLATLAALPSKCGVNLPYKISPTIDCNTVKH, from the exons ATGGCTAGCTCACTGCTTGTCATGAAGGTTACAAGCTGCATGGTTGCGGTGTTGATGGTTAGTTTTGGACACATAATTCCCTTGGCAGAAGCTGAAATTCCATGTGGCAGGGTGCAAATCACAGTGGCTCCATGCATAGGGTACCTAAGGGGTCCTGGTGGAGGTGTCCCTGCAGCATGCTGCAATGGGGTTAGGAGCATAAACAAGGAAGCCAAAACCACCCCAGATCGTCAAGGGGTGTGTAGGTGCCTCAAAACCACTGCTTTGAGCTTGCCTGGACTCAACCTTGCAACCCTTGCAGCTCTCCCTAGCAAATGCGGGGTCAACTTGCCCTACAAGATATCCCCCACCATTGATTGCAACAC GGTAAAGCACTGA